The following are from one region of the Oxyura jamaicensis isolate SHBP4307 breed ruddy duck unplaced genomic scaffold, BPBGC_Ojam_1.0 oxyUn_random_OJ72855, whole genome shotgun sequence genome:
- the LOC118159996 gene encoding olfactory receptor 14A2-like — translation MAYDRYIAICKPLHYGTLMDSRAFVIMVAAAWGSGFFNAMLHTANTFSLPLCQGNELDKFFCDIPQILKLSCSDCHLAEFGLLVVSVCLAFGCFIFILFSYVQIIRAVLRMPSEQGQHKAFSTCFPHLAVVSIFSSTRKFAYLKPPSISSPSLDLVVTVLYSVVPPA, via the coding sequence ATGGCCTATGACCgctacattgccatctgcaaaccCCTGCACTATGGGACACTCATGGACAGCAGAGCTTTTGTCATCATGgtagcagctgcctggggcagtggctttttCAATGCCATGCTGCACActgccaatacattttccctccccctctgccaaggcaatgaACTGGACAAGTTCTTTTGTGAtattccccagatcctcaagctctcctgctcagattgCCACCTTGCGGAGTTTGGGCTTCTTGTGGTTAGTGTCTGTCTAGCTTttgggtgttttatttttattcttttctcatACGTGCAGATcatcagggctgtgctgaggatgccctcagagcagggacagcacaAAGCTTTTTCCACATGCTTCCCTCACCTGGCTGTTGTCTCCATCTTTTCCAGCACTAGGAagtttgcctacctgaagcccccttccatctcctctccatccctggaCCTGGTGGTTACAGTTCTGTactcggtggtgcctccagca